One window from the genome of Syntrophobacterales bacterium encodes:
- a CDS encoding cyclodeaminase/cyclohydrolase family protein: protein MAMLDNSCKNFLSELASKAAVPGGGGAAALGGAIGMCLSNMVGNLTTGKKKYAEVEGEVQELLKRGDAVIEQLQSLVDKDAEVFGPLSKAYGLPKETPEQLRQKEATIEECSKIACSVPLEIMRNVYEGISIHSRMGQIGSMLAISDVGCGVIFLKSALIAGSLNVIINLNTIKDPVFLEKTRAEMNKLLADGSKLADETLELVIAKLKK from the coding sequence ATGGCGATGCTTGATAATTCATGTAAAAACTTTTTGTCCGAACTCGCTTCCAAGGCTGCCGTACCCGGCGGCGGCGGAGCAGCCGCGCTGGGAGGGGCCATCGGGATGTGCCTCAGCAACATGGTGGGCAATCTTACCACCGGCAAAAAGAAGTACGCAGAGGTTGAAGGCGAGGTGCAGGAACTCCTTAAGCGCGGCGATGCCGTGATCGAACAGCTTCAAAGCCTTGTAGATAAAGACGCGGAGGTGTTCGGCCCCCTTTCCAAGGCTTATGGCTTGCCCAAGGAGACGCCGGAACAACTTAGGCAGAAAGAGGCAACCATCGAGGAGTGCAGCAAGATTGCCTGCTCGGTTCCGCTGGAGATCATGCGGAACGTCTATGAAGGGATAAGTATCCACAGCCGGATGGGGCAGATCGGCAGCATGCTCGCCATTTCCGACGTAGGCTGCGGCGTAATCTTTCTGAAGAGCGCGCTCATCGCCGGCAGCCTGAATGTGATAATCAATTTGAACACCATCAAGGATCCGGTTTTCCTGGAAAAAACGCGTGCAGAAATGAACAAGCTTCTGGCCGACGGGTCAAAGCTGGCCGATGAAACCCTTGAGTTGGTTATTGCCAA